One Tachysurus fulvidraco isolate hzauxx_2018 chromosome 2, HZAU_PFXX_2.0, whole genome shotgun sequence DNA segment encodes these proteins:
- the LOC113651101 gene encoding histone H2A: MSGRGKTGGKARAKAKTRSSRAGLQFPVGRVHRLLRKGNYAQRVGAGAPVYLAAVLEYLTAEILELAGNAARDNKKTRIIPRHLQLAVRNDEELNKLLGGVTIAQGGVLPNIQAVLLPKKTEKAVKTK, encoded by the coding sequence ATGAGCGGAAGAGGTAAAACCGGCGGCAAAGCTAGGGCTAAGGCCAAGACTCGTTCATCCAGAGCTGGACTGCAGTTCCCTGTGGGTCGTGTGCACAGGCTTCTGCGTAAAGGTAATTACGCCCAGCGCGTCGGTGCCGGCGCTCCGGTTTACTTGGCCGCAGTGCTCGAGTACCTGACTGCTGAGATCCTCGAGTTGGCTGGCAACGCCGCCCGTGACAACAAGAAGACCCGCATCATTCCCCGCCACCTGCAGCTTGCTGTGCGTAACGACGAGGAGCTGAACAAACTGCTCGGAGGAGTGACCATCGCTCAGGGAGGTGTACTGCCCAACATTCAGGCCGTGCTGCTGCCCAAGAAGACTGAGAAGGCCGTCAAGACCAAGTAA
- the LOC113658964 gene encoding histone H1-like: MAEVAPAPTTVPVKAPKKKAASRTKKTGPSVGELIVKTVSSSKERSGVSLAALKKALAAGGYDVEKNNSRVKLAVKGLITKGTLVQTKGTVASGSFKLNKQTEVKKPAKKTAPKTTKAAAKKPAAAKKPKKVAAKKLAAKKSPKKTKKPVAAAKKATKSPKKAAKKPATPKKAAKSPKRAKKLATPK; encoded by the coding sequence ATGGCTGAAGTTGCTCCCGCTCCCACCACCGTGCCGGTCAAAGCGCCCAAAAAGAAGGCAGCTTCGAGGACCAAGAAAACAGGCCCTAGCGTCGGCGAGCTTATCGTCAAAACGGTTTCCTCGTCCAAAGAGAGGAGCGGCGTGTCTCTTGCCGCCCTGAAGAAAGCTTTGGCTGCCGGCGGATACGACGTGGAGAAGAACAACTCTCGCGTCAAGCTCGCCGTCAAGGGCCTCATTACTAAAGGCACTCTGGTGCAGACCAAAGGCACCGTCGCGTCTGGATCTTTCAAGCTGAACAAGCAGACCGAAGTTAAGAAGCCCGCAAAGAAAACCGCGCCCAAAACAACAAAGGCAGCCGCCAAAAAACCCGCCGCGGCTAAGAAGCCCAAGAAAGTAGCGGCCAAGAAACTTGCAGCCAAGAAGTCGCCCAAGAAGACGAAGAAGCCCGTCGCTGCCGCCAAGAAAGCCACCAAAAGTCCCAAGAAGGCAGCCAAAAAGCCGGCGACCCCCAAGAAGGCAGCCAAGAGCCCCAAGAGGGCCAAAAAGCTGGCGACCCCCAAATag